The DNA sequence CTTACTCCGTCTTAAAGATGCACACTAGATTCATGGTTCAGTGCACAACTTTTAAAACGGTCTTaagatatatataaaaaaaaaaaaattgagcacgccccccccccctgcaGTGGAGCAAACAAACTAACATGATTCAAGCACACtgagacagttgtgaagaaggtacaacaaaacctaatccccttcaggagactgaaaagatttggcatgggtcctcaaatcctcaaaaggttctatatctgcaccatcgagagcatcctgactggttgcatcactgcctggtatggcaactgctcggcctctgactgcaaggcactacagagggatatgctaacggcccagtacatcactggggccaagcttcctgccgtccaggacctctataccaggcggtgtcaggggaaggccctgaaattgtcagactccagccaacctagtcatagacggttctctctgctacggcaagtggtaccggagcgccatgtctaggtccaagaggcttctctccgctagccataagactcctgaacatctcgtcaaatggctacccagactatttgcagtgcccctctcaccctctctttacaccactgctacactctgttgtcatctatgcatagtcactttaataactctacctacatgtacatatgttACGTGAATTAAagtatcaatgttcttaaaccgaacttcaatttaaACTACTCAGCTTGTATACCAGAAGGTGTAAGGTTCCGGTTGAAATGAAGACTGAGGCCCAGCTAACAATGGTCAGAACGTTTATTTGAGAGCTCTGAAATCCTTACAatgtacaaagccttttatattaacacacacattCCTTATCAACCTTGCCacctgtcttctaatctcctgccaactagccgttcccaggccgttgtttctctccctaacttagTGAGGCATCTTCTGctgttcctttcccaaggtcgtcttatcaactctgccctgctcattttTGAAGTGTTAACAGTGCcttactcacacacagtattggaatAGTTATTATAGCCTTATTTCAATAGgttctgagtgaaatcatttagtcaaacctttaatgatataatttccattacaacatactacctcaaataaccgaTTGACTCTTTATCGTTACTCCCCTGTGTATAATCTCgctgttatttcactgctgctctttaattacttgttacttttatctcctttttttttttaactgcattgttggttaagggctcttaagtaagcatttcactgtaaggtgaaaaaTACCTCTCTTTGGTGCATGTGGCTAATGAAATTTGATTTCCCATTCAGATGGTAAATTACAAACCACATCTGGACAGGGAAAACATTACGTTTCAACGTGTTCTGATTTCTTCCTCCCTAGACCAACGAAGAGTTCGGGCAGCTCATGAACGGCTACAAGCAGACGACTGAGAGGAAGTACAAGGGCTCTCTGTTCATGGAACCCAGTTACCTGCAGGCCCCTAAAGCTGTGGACTGGAGAGAGAAGGGCTACGTCACTCCCGTCATGGACCAGGTGAGACCTGAATCACTCATGAGTCATGACTCATCGACACACTGCTGTGTCACTAAATAAATGCAGATCTTCCAGAGAACTGTCTGGCTCTTGTGTGCTAGTTACCATGATTGTAATTtatagtatacagaagataaggCAGGAAATTGCGTATACATGGTTATTTCTGACATGAAATACTAACAAGATGTTTAACAATCTTTCCCTCAGGGCTCATGTGGGTCTTGCTGGGCGTTCAGTTCCACCGGGGCCATAGAGGGTCAGCTATTCAGGAAGACTGGCAATCTGGTGTCTCTGAGTGAACAGAACCTGGTGGACTGCTCCAGACCCCAGGGCAACGAGGGCTGTAATGGAGGTCTCATGGACCGGGCGTTCCAGTATGTAAAGGACAACGGTGGCCTGGACACAGAGGCATCATACCCCTATGTGGGCAAGGTACTGTGTTCTATTAGTCTGAATTCAAATATAATAGCGTATGAAGATGCATTTATTAAAAGTAAGGCCCTGTTcttttagcctggtcccagataatGCAGTTTGCTGTAGAACTAACTACTATGGTTGTTATTTTGGAATGTTTTTCAACTTAGAAACATAAATTACATTTTCCACTTCGTTACAGTGGGATTTCAGTCTCCAAGGATGACAGACTTGCTTGAATAATTGGAGTATGTTTTTACTAATCATGGCCGTTGGTCTTATCTGGTTACTCAGGATGATCTTTGCCACTACCGACCAGAGTTCAGTGCTGTCAATGAAACCGGCTTCGTGGACATCCCCAGTGGCAAGGAGCACGCTCTGATGAGTGCTGTGGCGTCTGTCGGCCCCGTCTCTGTCGCCATTGATGGCAGCCACGACTCCTTCCAGTTCTACCAGTCTGGTGAGTAGCAGTTAGCGGTGCAACTTAAATTATGTGTAACATTATTTGCAAGGATTGGATTCCCTAACTACTGTTTGAGTAGCAGTGAGTTGTTCTGGTCTGTCCTTTTCACACTGTAGCTaagacttacaaattggtatcAACTTTCAAATAAATTGTTTGTTACCAATATTTCAGGTTTGCCCTCTAGTAAATAGCTACACGCTAACTAGCTTCCTAACGACCTTTAGCTTTGAGATCCAGTGGTTACTGAGGTAAACCAGCACCTTAGCCCACTAATTTAACTATGTCCTCTCCCTGCAGGGATCTACTATGAGAAGGAGTGCAGCAGTGAGCAGCTCGACCATGGAGTTCTGGTGGTGGGATACGGTTTCGAAGGAGAGGATGTAGATGGCAAGAAATTCTGGATTGTCAAGAACAGGTACAGTACATAGTACCTTCCtgggatgttttttgtttgttacgtCACCACCACGGGATTGGTTAATTTCCTCATCGGGGAATATGCCTCTCTACATTGCCTTTATTTGTATACGGTGTTGGTCTTGTCCTGATACTATGGTCTAAGTCATACATTTCTCTAAAGCAGCAGTAAATATGTGAATCTAATTAGGACTGTGGGAGTAACATGTTTTGTCTTTTCCTCAGCTGGAGCGAGCAGTGGGGAGACAAAGGCTACATCTACATTGCCAAAGACAGGAAGAACCACTGTGGCATCGCCACGGCAGCCAGCTACCCACTGGTCTAGAACCTGGAGGTTCTAGTACACTAGACcttagttttagaaatgtttgaaactTCTGGCTAAAGGGTCAGGATTACAGTGCTGTTTAACTAAATATGTGAAAGGTGCATGAGAACCTGCTGCTTGGGTTTTAAAGAAGCACATTTAGGGAATTTATGAAAttctacttttattttttatttttttttatacttgTCTATGCATGTTGAGTCAAGTGAATGTTACAGGTGTGACCTGTGTACGTTCTTAATTTCCTGTTTTTACACCTGTTTTGTACATCagcaaaataaacattttttaaaattgaTTTGTGGGGCTACTTTGTGGTACTAATCGACTACATTTTTCTACGATGTAGCGCCAATTCTAGCAGCTTTTATGACCGTCAGTGAAGGATGACTCTCAAACATGTCATGTGGAAGCTAGGTGAATTTCAACAGCACTAGGTTGTGTTCAAAACAAATCTCCCCTGCATcccacttccctgtaacatggcaCTCCTGCTTGAGATTTTTACTTAAATATATTTCAGTGGTTTTGATGGGACAAGGGTTCTCTACACTATTCAGTGCTTGTTTCCTCAACTTAAATTGAGTGAACAGTGTTgtattttagcaaccaggaaatgacagctgttaagtttagtttttgcatcttttaatTTTGTTTTTGAACTCCGGCTTCAAactgctgaaaatacaatattttggcttatgtaaaatatatttcagagGTTTAGATGACACAATGGTTCTCTACACTactttgtcacaaactgaaattatttgagcaaccaggaaatggccagagctatttctgcatagtgcatcttttatTACCCAAAAATGATTACATTTTTAGATAActgctgcattgggcctttaaaatgCAGAATTCTTAACTGTTAATGAAGTGTCTGTGTACTGTATTTGGTATGTTTAGCAGGGCCTAATTTAAATAATAGCCAGGCTGGAGTGAACAGACTGTGCAGTAATTTAAAACCTAAACCTTGTGCGGCCtacagacagtactgtgcagccgtcttcatcgacctggccaaggctttcgactgtcaatcatcgtattatcagcagactcaacagactTGGTTtctgactgcctcgcctggttcactaactacttctcagagttcaatgtgtcaaatcggagggcctcttGTCTGGACCtcggtctctatgggggtaccacatggttaaattctcgggctgactcttttctctgtatatatcaatgtcgctcttgctgaggGTGactctttgatccacctctacacagacgacaccattctgtatacatctacaaacaagcttcaatgccatacaacaatctttctgtggcctccaactgctcttaaatgttaGTAAAaagaaatgcatgctcttcagccGATTGCCAGCCTgaccgactagcatcactactctggacggttctgacttaatatgtggacaactataaatacctaggtgtctggctagacagtagactcacattaagcatctccaatccaaagttaaatctagaatcggcttcctattttgcaacaaagcctccttaactcatgctgccaaacaccctcgtaaaactgactatcctaccgatccttgacttcggcgatgtcatttacaaaattgcatccaatttgttgagtagagtattggaggctgtctatcacagtgccatccattatgtcaccaaagccccatatactacccaccactgcgacctgtatgctctcgttggctggtcctcactacatatttgtcgccaaacccactagctccaggtcatctataggtcTATAAGCTAAATCTCCACCATACtaacacccactcgtagcacgcgctccagcaggtatatttcactggtcatccccaaagccaacgtctcttttggccgcctttccttccagttctctgctgccaaggactggaacaaattgcaaaaatcactgaagttggagacatatctccctcactaactttaagcgtcagctgtcataGCAGCTTACCGATAGCTGCAGCTGTAttcagcccatctgtaaatagcccatccaactacctacctcatccccatatttattttagtttttctgctcttttgcacaccagtatttctacttgcacatcctcatctgcacatacatcactccagtgtaaacTGCTAAAAttgaattactttgccactattggcctatttattgccttacctccttacttcatttgcacacactgtatacaggtttttctattgtgttattgactgtacgtttgtttatcccatgtgtaactgtgttgtttctgtcccactgttttgctttatcttggccaggtcgcagttgtaaatgagaacatgttctcaaatggccgacctggttaaataaaggtacaataaaaaaaatactacagGAGCTTCTGTGACTTTGCCTTCAAGATCAACAGTATGTGAAGAGACATTTGTCACTCAGCATTAGTTTATTTGTAGCTTTACTTGATGAGACCAACTACTTGACAACAGTCTCTAGTCTAGCACAAAACAAGTCAGTTTGTGCTTACTGCTGATATGTCTGTCTTTACAACACAGTTATAGACACAGGATATATACCCCTACTCAGCTACCTATATAAAGTtgaagttagaagtttacatacaccttaaactcagtttttcacaattcctgacatttaatcctagtaaacagtccctgtcttagttcagtttggatcaccactttattgtaagaatgtgaaatgtcagaataatagtagagagaattatttatttcagcttttatttctttcatcacattcccagtgggtcagcagttcacatacactcaattagtatttggtagcaaagcctttaaattgtttaacttgggtcaaaagttttgggtagccttccacaagcttcccacaataagttgggtgaattttggccaattcctcctgacaaagctgatgtaactgagtcaggtttgtaggcctccttgctcgtacacactttttcagttctgcccacacatttctataggattgaggtcagggctttgaatggccactccaataccttgactttgttctccttaagccattttgccacaactttggaagtatgcttggggtcattatccatttggaagacccatttgcgaccaagctttaactttctgactgatgtcttgagatgttgcttcaatacatccacttaattttcctcccccatgatgccatctattttgtgaagtgcaccagtccctcctgcaacaaagcacccccacaagatgatgctcccacccccgtgcttcacggttggaatggtgttcttcggcttgcaagcctccccatttttcctccaaacataaggatggtcattgtggccaaacagttctatttttgtttcatcagaccagaagacatttctccaaaaagtacgatctttgtccccatgtgcagttgcaaactgta is a window from the Salmo trutta chromosome 23, fSalTru1.1, whole genome shotgun sequence genome containing:
- the LOC115159192 gene encoding cathepsin L1; this encodes MLSLYLAVLVLCMSAVYAAPMFDSQLEGHWHLWKNWHSKNYHESEQGWRRMVWEKNLKKIEMHNLDHSMGKHSYRLGMNHFGDMTNEEFGQLMNGYKQTTERKYKGSLFMEPSYLQAPKAVDWREKGYVTPVMDQGSCGSCWAFSSTGAIEGQLFRKTGNLVSLSEQNLVDCSRPQGNEGCNGGLMDRAFQYVKDNGGLDTEASYPYVGKDDLCHYRPEFSAVNETGFVDIPSGKEHALMSAVASVGPVSVAIDGSHDSFQFYQSGIYYEKECSSEQLDHGVLVVGYGFEGEDVDGKKFWIVKNSWSEQWGDKGYIYIAKDRKNHCGIATAASYPLV